In Haemophilus parainfluenzae, one genomic interval encodes:
- a CDS encoding Gfo/Idh/MocA family protein, whose protein sequence is MQTNGLNIALIGCGFFGVQLASAFDKAQANLIAVTDINPSLAQKLADQYSSQAFFSVEEMLAETKPDLVVIATPNYAHYSPAILALNASCHVFIETPFTLSSSQGQHLRRLAEEKGKVIFVGHLERTLPGMLKVKAALEQGKLGRITVARATRQRWIENLPNKEWWKLDANLTGGELFHLIHELDLLCWLLGDIKAVFAQAANQAHHDTPDSRDVLQLLLRFENGVLGSLEMGTAYRLHQWGIQIHGENGVIEVNFFTSSVTFNYLDGKIEHVDLFDEFEADLSLRESAKGTQQYNVTHAPCQLWLSRAAEIEVQSVVEHLTQGKISPLSLCLTEAIEVAEAAKQSMVTEKQISVKK, encoded by the coding sequence ATGCAAACTAATGGATTAAACATTGCCTTAATCGGCTGTGGCTTTTTTGGTGTTCAGTTGGCTTCAGCATTTGATAAAGCCCAAGCAAACTTAATTGCAGTGACCGATATCAATCCTTCTCTTGCACAAAAACTCGCAGACCAATACAGCAGCCAAGCCTTTTTTAGTGTAGAAGAAATGTTGGCTGAAACTAAACCGGATTTAGTGGTTATCGCCACACCAAACTATGCCCATTATTCTCCGGCTATTTTGGCTTTAAATGCGAGTTGTCATGTCTTTATTGAAACGCCTTTTACCTTAAGCTCTTCTCAAGGCCAACATTTACGCCGTCTTGCTGAAGAAAAAGGTAAAGTCATTTTTGTGGGCCATTTAGAGCGTACGTTACCTGGCATGTTAAAAGTCAAAGCGGCTTTAGAACAAGGAAAATTAGGCAGAATTACGGTCGCACGAGCCACGCGTCAGCGTTGGATTGAAAACCTACCAAATAAAGAGTGGTGGAAATTAGATGCCAATCTTACGGGCGGTGAGCTTTTCCACCTCATTCATGAACTGGATTTACTCTGTTGGTTATTAGGCGATATTAAGGCGGTCTTTGCTCAAGCCGCTAATCAAGCGCATCACGATACACCAGATAGTCGTGATGTGTTGCAACTGTTACTACGTTTTGAAAATGGGGTGTTAGGTTCGCTCGAAATGGGTACCGCTTATCGGTTACACCAATGGGGTATTCAAATTCATGGTGAAAATGGTGTGATTGAAGTCAATTTCTTTACCTCAAGTGTCACATTTAATTATCTAGATGGAAAAATAGAACACGTTGATTTATTTGATGAATTTGAGGCTGATTTATCTTTACGTGAAAGTGCCAAAGGCACTCAGCAATATAATGTCACCCACGCACCTTGCCAACTTTGGTTAAGCCGAGCGGCTGAAATCGAAGTACAAAGCGTAGTGGAGCACTTAACACAAGGAAAAATCAGCCCATTAAGTCTATGTTTAACTGAAGCCATCGAAGTTGCAGAAGCAGCGAAGCAATCCATGGTAACGGAAAAACAAATCTCAGTGAAAAAATAA
- a CDS encoding ABC transporter permease has product MSSSVQITTKNGRLIARISLTFFILANFIWLFLPFLMAGLWSLVDPAKPWSYPDIFPQSLSFERWKIVWETTSLPEAMFNSYTIAPTVSLITILLSLPTAYAFGRMEFRGKKLAELLTLIPLVIPGMIIALFFSRMLLDLNINNPFIGIVIGHVVLTLPYAIRILSAGFSSVPQDLIDASRDLGASKFTVFKDVYMPMLKPSFLASIIFCLVKSIEEFAIAFVIGSPDFITVPTILYSFLGYSFIRPNAAVVSIILLVPNIILMMIIEKLLKGNYLSQSTGKA; this is encoded by the coding sequence ATGAGTAGTTCCGTACAAATCACAACGAAAAATGGTCGATTAATCGCACGTATTTCCTTAACGTTCTTTATTCTTGCTAATTTTATTTGGTTGTTCTTGCCATTTTTGATGGCTGGTTTATGGTCATTGGTAGATCCCGCTAAACCGTGGAGTTATCCAGATATTTTCCCTCAATCATTATCTTTTGAGCGTTGGAAAATCGTCTGGGAAACCACCTCTTTACCTGAAGCAATGTTTAATAGCTATACCATTGCGCCTACGGTTTCTCTGATCACTATTTTACTCTCTCTCCCAACAGCTTATGCATTTGGACGTATGGAGTTTAGAGGTAAAAAATTAGCAGAATTATTAACACTGATTCCATTGGTTATTCCAGGCATGATTATTGCCCTATTCTTTAGCCGTATGTTATTGGATTTAAATATTAATAATCCATTCATCGGCATTGTTATTGGGCATGTTGTACTCACTTTACCTTATGCTATTCGGATTTTATCCGCGGGCTTTTCTTCTGTACCGCAAGACCTTATTGATGCTAGCCGTGACTTAGGTGCATCTAAATTTACCGTTTTCAAAGACGTGTATATGCCGATGTTAAAACCAAGTTTTTTAGCATCAATTATTTTCTGTTTAGTGAAAAGTATTGAAGAGTTTGCTATCGCTTTCGTTATCGGCTCACCAGACTTTATTACCGTGCCAACCATTTTATATTCTTTCCTCGGTTATTCTTTTATTCGTCCGAATGCGGCCGTTGTATCGATTATTTTGTTGGTACCAAACATTATTTTGATGATGATTATCGAAAAATTGTTGAAAGGGAATTATCTCTCTCAATCCACAGGAAAAGCATAA
- a CDS encoding ABC transporter permease, which produces MKSLKNDVKAWLLLCSGLGTILFLMGSTFYIVVSQSLGLYSMGGEESQFNLEYWQAVLNSPVFQNSYIYSVKVSLLGAILSIIVAYPIAMWLRKKLPAKVTIITILRAPMLVPGLVAAFLFVNMISYHGILNEVFVYLGIWDEPKTLQNDEFGWGVVILQMWKNIPFALILIGGAVNSLKTDLLDAAANLGSSPWQRFRYVIFPLTLGAVQVSFILIFIGALGDFAFYSIAGPRSTYSLARLMQMSAYEFEEWNQSAVMALTIMLTSAFFTILVSLLIKPLAVKRGEVK; this is translated from the coding sequence ATGAAAAGTCTCAAAAATGATGTAAAAGCATGGTTATTGCTATGCAGCGGTTTAGGTACAATCCTATTTTTAATGGGGTCCACATTCTACATTGTCGTCTCTCAAAGCCTTGGTTTATACAGTATGGGTGGGGAAGAAAGCCAATTTAATTTGGAGTATTGGCAAGCCGTATTAAATAGCCCTGTATTCCAAAATTCGTATATTTATTCCGTAAAAGTGTCTTTATTAGGGGCGATTTTATCCATCATCGTGGCTTATCCCATTGCCATGTGGTTGCGTAAAAAATTGCCTGCCAAGGTAACGATCATCACCATCTTGCGGGCACCTATGTTGGTACCGGGATTAGTTGCCGCCTTTTTGTTCGTCAATATGATTTCTTACCACGGCATTCTTAACGAAGTATTCGTTTATTTAGGCATTTGGGACGAACCGAAAACCCTACAAAATGACGAATTTGGTTGGGGGGTAGTGATTTTACAAATGTGGAAAAACATTCCCTTTGCTTTAATTCTTATTGGTGGCGCGGTCAATTCACTGAAAACTGATTTATTAGATGCGGCGGCTAATTTAGGTTCGAGTCCTTGGCAACGTTTTCGTTATGTGATCTTTCCACTAACCTTAGGTGCGGTACAAGTTTCCTTTATTTTAATATTTATCGGCGCACTCGGTGATTTCGCCTTTTATAGTATTGCAGGTCCTCGTAGTACCTATTCTTTAGCACGTTTAATGCAAATGTCTGCCTATGAATTTGAAGAATGGAATCAAAGTGCGGTCATGGCATTAACTATTATGTTGACCTCTGCCTTCTTCACCATCCTAGTGTCATTATTGATTAAACCATTAGCCGTCAAACGTGGAGAAGTCAAATGA
- the pdxH gene encoding pyridoxamine 5'-phosphate oxidase yields MDLHDIREDYCKQVLSQHDCDPNPIKQFEKWLNEAITAKVNEPTGVNVATVNEDGRPTSRMVLLKEVNEQGFVFFTNYHSRKGRSIEHNPFVALTFFWPELERSVRIEGKAEKISPEQSDEYFATRPYTSRIGAWASEQSAVISSHKSLLAKAALIAAKHPLNVPRPPHWGGYLVIPDRIEFWQGRPSRLHDRICYLYNEGKWERERLSP; encoded by the coding sequence ATGGACTTACATGATATTCGTGAGGATTATTGCAAACAGGTGCTTTCTCAGCATGATTGCGATCCCAATCCAATAAAACAATTTGAAAAATGGCTCAACGAGGCCATTACCGCCAAAGTAAATGAGCCAACAGGTGTTAATGTTGCGACAGTCAATGAAGACGGTCGACCAACAAGTCGAATGGTGCTGTTGAAAGAAGTGAACGAACAAGGTTTTGTATTTTTTACGAATTATCACAGCCGAAAAGGTCGCTCCATAGAGCATAATCCTTTCGTTGCCCTAACATTCTTTTGGCCCGAATTAGAACGTTCTGTTCGTATTGAGGGCAAAGCTGAAAAAATCTCGCCTGAACAATCAGATGAATATTTTGCGACTCGCCCTTACACCAGCCGAATTGGCGCTTGGGCCAGCGAGCAAAGTGCGGTCATTTCTAGCCACAAATCTTTATTAGCGAAAGCTGCTCTGATTGCAGCAAAACACCCATTAAACGTACCTCGTCCACCACATTGGGGTGGTTATCTTGTAATTCCTGATCGCATTGAATTCTGGCAAGGTCGCCCAAGTCGCTTACATGACAGAATTTGTTATTTGTACAATGAGGGGAAATGGGAAAGAGAGCGGTTATCGCCGTAA
- a CDS encoding ABC transporter substrate-binding protein, with translation MKLKATLTLVAASLFLAACDQSGSAAKETAKAETAKPSGNNTFVYCTAKAPLGFSPALVMEGTSYNASSQQVYNRLVEFKKGSTDLEPALAESWEISDDGLTYTFHLRKGVKFHTTKEFTPTRDFNADDVVFSFQRQLDPNHPYHNVSKGTYPYFKAMKFPDLLKSVEKVDDNTVRITLNKKDATFLASLGMDFISIYSAEYADAMLKAGKPETIDNKPVGTGPFIFVDYKTDQAAQYVANETYWKGRTPLDRLVISIVPDATTRYAKLQAGSCDLILFPNVADLAKMKTDPKVQLLEQKGLNVAYIAFNTEKAPFDNVKVRQALNYAVDKKAIIEAVYQGAGTAAKNPLPPTIWSYNDEIQDYPYDPEKAKQLLAEAGYPNGFETDFWIQPVVRASNPNPKRMAELVMADWAKVGVKANPVTFEWADYQKRAKAGELTAGIFGWSGDNGDPDNFLSPLLASANAGNSNFARFKNAEFDALLDKAIGLTNKDERAALYKQAQVIFHDQAPWIPVAHSVGFAPLSPRVKGYVQSPFGYDAFYGVSVDGK, from the coding sequence ATGAAACTAAAAGCGACATTAACACTTGTTGCAGCGAGTTTGTTTTTAGCTGCTTGTGATCAATCTGGTTCTGCTGCAAAAGAAACTGCGAAAGCAGAAACAGCAAAACCTTCGGGCAATAACACGTTTGTGTACTGTACGGCAAAAGCACCACTTGGCTTTAGCCCGGCATTAGTAATGGAAGGCACATCTTACAATGCGAGTTCACAACAAGTGTATAACCGCTTGGTTGAATTCAAAAAAGGTTCAACTGACCTTGAGCCTGCATTGGCTGAAAGTTGGGAGATCAGTGACGATGGTTTAACCTACACGTTCCATTTGCGTAAAGGGGTGAAATTCCATACGACAAAAGAATTTACGCCAACACGTGATTTTAATGCGGATGATGTGGTCTTTTCTTTCCAACGTCAGTTAGATCCTAATCATCCTTATCACAACGTATCGAAAGGGACTTATCCGTATTTCAAAGCGATGAAATTCCCAGATTTATTAAAATCAGTTGAGAAAGTAGACGACAACACCGTTCGTATTACTTTGAATAAAAAAGATGCGACTTTCTTAGCAAGCTTGGGTATGGACTTTATTTCTATTTACTCAGCTGAATATGCTGATGCGATGCTGAAAGCGGGGAAACCAGAAACGATCGATAACAAACCGGTAGGTACAGGTCCGTTTATTTTTGTGGATTACAAAACTGACCAAGCGGCACAATACGTAGCAAATGAAACCTATTGGAAAGGTCGTACACCGCTTGACCGCTTAGTCATCAGCATTGTACCAGATGCAACGACGCGTTATGCGAAGTTACAAGCAGGTTCTTGTGATTTAATTTTATTCCCGAACGTGGCGGATTTAGCCAAAATGAAAACTGATCCGAAAGTACAGCTTTTGGAACAAAAAGGTTTGAACGTGGCATATATCGCATTCAATACAGAAAAAGCACCGTTTGATAATGTGAAAGTACGCCAAGCATTGAACTATGCTGTAGATAAAAAAGCCATTATTGAAGCAGTTTATCAAGGTGCGGGCACTGCAGCGAAAAACCCACTACCGCCAACAATTTGGAGTTATAACGACGAAATCCAAGATTATCCGTATGATCCAGAGAAAGCGAAACAGCTTTTAGCGGAAGCAGGTTATCCAAACGGTTTTGAAACAGATTTCTGGATTCAACCGGTGGTACGTGCGTCTAACCCAAATCCAAAACGTATGGCTGAACTTGTGATGGCAGACTGGGCGAAAGTAGGTGTAAAAGCAAATCCAGTAACGTTTGAATGGGCTGATTATCAAAAACGTGCTAAAGCAGGCGAATTAACGGCAGGTATCTTCGGTTGGTCAGGCGATAACGGTGATCCGGATAACTTCCTTTCTCCGTTACTTGCAAGTGCGAATGCGGGAAACTCAAACTTTGCTCGTTTCAAAAATGCAGAATTTGATGCCCTATTAGATAAAGCGATTGGCTTAACCAATAAAGATGAGCGCGCAGCGCTTTATAAACAAGCACAGGTGATTTTCCACGATCAAGCACCGTGGATTCCAGTAGCGCACTCTGTTGGTTTTGCACCACTTAGCCCTCGCGTAAAAGGATACGTACAAAGCCCATTCGGCTATGATGCGTTTTATGGCGTGAGTGTTGATGGTAAATAA
- a CDS encoding extracellular solute-binding protein produces the protein MQKNIRKLLSIGLTAAALAVSTFASASTDLSGKSWSEIEELAKKEGKLTVSVWYLQPQFRNFVKEFENQYGIKVKVPEGTLDGNINKLIAEKNLETGKMDVVVLNADRLGNVAKNDILVKLNNLPNFDKLNHHLQGVELGDMAVGYWGNQTGLAYDPMRIKEEELPQSWADMESYIDKNPKKFGYSDPNGGSSGNAFIQRALVYINGDYDYRTDKIDEAQIANWKKTWDWFSSKKDALIRTASNADSLTRLNDGELVIVSAWQDHLFSLQKQGAITDRLKFYVPKFGMPGGGNVVTVAKNAPNPAASLVFVHWITSPEVQQKLNQEFGVRPLNSESGLKDTIFFSTPWRKAEMEAFTKEVISR, from the coding sequence ATGCAAAAAAATATCCGTAAACTTCTATCCATTGGTCTTACCGCTGCCGCTTTGGCTGTCAGTACTTTTGCCTCGGCTTCCACTGACTTAAGTGGTAAATCTTGGAGTGAAATCGAAGAACTCGCTAAAAAAGAAGGGAAATTGACAGTTAGCGTTTGGTATTTGCAGCCGCAATTCCGTAATTTTGTCAAAGAATTTGAAAATCAATACGGTATTAAAGTCAAAGTACCTGAAGGCACCTTGGACGGTAATATCAATAAACTGATCGCTGAAAAAAATCTAGAAACCGGCAAAATGGACGTGGTTGTGTTAAATGCTGACCGTTTAGGCAACGTAGCGAAAAATGACATTCTTGTAAAACTCAATAACTTACCAAATTTCGATAAATTAAATCACCACTTACAAGGTGTTGAATTAGGCGATATGGCTGTAGGTTACTGGGGTAATCAAACCGGTCTAGCTTATGATCCTATGCGAATCAAAGAAGAGGAACTGCCACAATCTTGGGCTGATATGGAAAGTTATATTGATAAAAATCCAAAAAAATTCGGCTATTCTGATCCAAACGGTGGCAGCTCCGGTAATGCCTTCATTCAGCGAGCTTTAGTATATATTAATGGTGATTATGATTACCGTACCGATAAAATTGATGAAGCACAGATTGCTAATTGGAAGAAAACCTGGGATTGGTTCAGCAGTAAAAAAGATGCGCTAATCCGTACCGCTTCAAATGCTGATAGTCTAACCCGTTTAAACGATGGTGAGTTAGTAATTGTCTCTGCATGGCAAGATCACTTGTTCAGCTTGCAAAAACAAGGTGCAATTACTGACCGTTTAAAATTCTATGTACCCAAATTTGGGATGCCTGGCGGTGGTAATGTTGTAACCGTAGCAAAAAATGCGCCGAACCCAGCCGCATCACTTGTTTTCGTGCATTGGATTACCTCACCTGAAGTACAACAGAAATTAAACCAAGAATTCGGTGTTCGTCCACTAAATAGTGAATCTGGTTTGAAAGATACCATTTTCTTCTCAACACCATGGCGTAAAGCCGAAATGGAAGCCTTCACAAAAGAAGTTATTTCGAGATAA
- a CDS encoding SLC13 family permease, which yields MQTQQTFLSKYKSLIILALDFVFMLVLIKILPFSAQENRGLALLIFIGILWLTEAFNITVTSLMVPVVAIGLGLINTQKALAPFSTPIIYMFFGGFVVAAVLQIQNLDKIIANYIIRLAKGNLKLSITYLFTVTTFLSMWINNTAVAAMMLPLTMGMLKGINAEKNHRLYAFVLLGMAFSASIGGIGTLVGSAPNAILASQIQVTFTEWLGYGFPVMVLLVPSMIFSLWVILRPDFSVDFNPSLEKVSFNRKNIITLMIFIGMAIMLLFSSLLNPWITAFLELPKKIENFDTVIALCVVIFICISGVATWKEIQERVEWGVLVLFGGGLTLSIVMKDSGASKIMADSIVQFVQTKPLWVLCFVMTAFIIFLTEFTSNTASAALIMPIVISVAQSMNLPPIALAAIIACGASCAFMLPIATPPNAIVFATGNVKQLDMAKVGLILNLFCIAIIGSMTYFVWL from the coding sequence ATGCAAACTCAACAAACCTTTCTCTCTAAATATAAAAGTCTCATTATTCTTGCCTTAGACTTTGTCTTCATGTTGGTGTTAATCAAAATACTGCCGTTTTCTGCTCAAGAGAATCGCGGGCTAGCCTTGCTGATTTTTATTGGTATTTTATGGTTAACGGAAGCCTTTAATATTACCGTGACATCCCTTATGGTGCCTGTCGTGGCCATAGGATTAGGCTTGATTAATACACAAAAAGCGCTCGCACCATTCTCTACCCCAATTATTTATATGTTCTTTGGGGGATTTGTGGTGGCTGCAGTGCTGCAAATTCAGAATCTAGACAAGATTATTGCGAATTACATTATTCGTTTGGCCAAAGGAAACTTAAAACTTTCTATCACCTATCTATTCACTGTAACCACATTCCTTTCCATGTGGATTAACAACACCGCTGTGGCGGCGATGATGTTACCGCTCACGATGGGGATGTTAAAAGGTATCAATGCAGAGAAAAATCATCGGTTGTACGCCTTTGTATTGTTAGGCATGGCATTTAGCGCCAGTATCGGTGGTATAGGTACATTGGTGGGAAGTGCGCCGAATGCGATTTTGGCATCTCAAATTCAAGTGACTTTCACGGAATGGCTAGGTTACGGTTTCCCAGTGATGGTATTGCTTGTACCTTCAATGATTTTTTCTTTATGGGTGATTTTACGTCCAGACTTTTCTGTGGATTTTAATCCATCACTTGAGAAAGTCAGCTTTAATCGAAAAAATATCATTACCTTAATGATCTTTATCGGTATGGCGATTATGTTACTTTTCAGCTCTCTCTTAAACCCATGGATTACGGCTTTCCTTGAATTACCGAAAAAAATCGAAAACTTTGATACGGTGATTGCGCTATGCGTTGTGATCTTTATTTGTATTTCAGGCGTGGCGACTTGGAAAGAAATTCAAGAGCGTGTTGAATGGGGCGTGCTCGTTTTATTCGGTGGTGGTTTAACACTCAGTATCGTGATGAAAGATTCTGGTGCCAGTAAGATTATGGCGGATAGTATCGTTCAGTTTGTGCAAACCAAACCACTTTGGGTACTTTGCTTTGTGATGACGGCATTTATTATTTTCTTAACGGAATTTACATCGAATACCGCCAGTGCAGCGTTGATTATGCCAATTGTGATTTCAGTGGCACAATCTATGAATTTACCGCCTATCGCTTTAGCAGCAATTATCGCTTGTGGGGCAAGTTGTGCATTTATGTTGCCAATCGCTACACCGCCCAATGCTATTGTGTTTGCAACAGGAAATGTGAAACAACTTGATATGGCAAAAGTCGGTTTGATTCTAAACCTATTCTGTATCGCCATCATCGGCAGTATGACTTATTTTGTTTGGTTGTAA
- a CDS encoding MFS transporter — MATSLPWYKEVSPTQKKALFAAWLGYVFDGFDYMLITYVLLDIQKEFAMSTTETSTLLLAAFVARPLGGAIFGSFADKYGRRLAMIVSIITYSVGTFLCGLSTSYIWLFIFRMIIGMGMAGEYACSSSYAIESWPKHLRTKASAFLVSGFSIGNILASQVIPWVAQAYGWRMAFFIGLAPVALVLYVRRHAPESEEWAQAKAAGKVNKVPLTDLFTKKQLPITLIIFLVCYSIFSVNWPVVGLLPLYLKENGYAENVKSLMFWAGFGILIGTLIAGFIGDKLGEKKTFVYSLLLSLFFLFPVFYLPENNVLALGALLFFLLATNLGIAGLVPKYMATFFPAEMRSTGIGFIYNFAAIGGGVSPVIAAKLSERVGLGSALVYVTLFWTIVLVALVGLRLPERIQARMQQ; from the coding sequence ATGGCAACATCATTACCATGGTATAAAGAAGTCAGTCCTACGCAAAAGAAAGCGTTATTTGCGGCTTGGTTAGGTTATGTTTTTGATGGCTTCGATTATATGCTTATCACTTACGTGCTTTTGGATATTCAAAAAGAATTCGCCATGAGTACAACGGAAACATCCACATTATTACTTGCAGCGTTCGTCGCACGTCCATTAGGCGGGGCGATTTTTGGTAGTTTTGCCGATAAATATGGGCGTCGTTTGGCGATGATTGTTTCCATTATTACGTATTCCGTTGGGACATTCTTGTGCGGTTTATCCACCAGTTATATTTGGCTTTTCATCTTCCGTATGATTATCGGTATGGGGATGGCAGGTGAATATGCGTGTTCTTCCTCTTATGCCATTGAAAGCTGGCCAAAACATTTGCGTACAAAAGCCAGTGCATTCTTAGTGAGTGGCTTTTCTATTGGTAATATTCTTGCTTCTCAAGTAATCCCTTGGGTTGCACAAGCTTATGGTTGGCGTATGGCTTTCTTTATTGGTTTAGCTCCAGTAGCTTTAGTACTCTATGTTCGTCGCCATGCACCAGAAAGTGAAGAATGGGCTCAAGCGAAAGCAGCGGGTAAAGTGAATAAAGTTCCACTTACTGACCTATTCACTAAAAAACAATTACCAATCACCTTAATTATTTTCTTAGTTTGCTATTCAATTTTCTCCGTAAACTGGCCGGTAGTAGGTCTACTTCCACTTTACCTCAAAGAAAACGGCTATGCTGAAAATGTGAAATCGCTAATGTTCTGGGCAGGCTTTGGTATCCTCATTGGTACCTTAATTGCAGGCTTTATTGGGGATAAATTGGGTGAGAAGAAAACCTTTGTATATAGCTTATTGTTATCACTTTTCTTCCTCTTCCCAGTATTCTATTTGCCAGAAAATAATGTATTAGCGCTTGGTGCGTTGCTCTTCTTCTTACTTGCAACTAATCTAGGAATTGCCGGTTTAGTACCAAAATATATGGCGACTTTCTTCCCAGCTGAAATGCGAAGCACAGGTATCGGTTTCATCTATAATTTCGCTGCAATCGGTGGTGGGGTGTCTCCTGTGATTGCCGCCAAACTTAGCGAAAGAGTAGGACTTGGTTCAGCCCTTGTGTATGTCACCTTATTCTGGACAATTGTCCTTGTTGCTCTCGTTGGATTAAGATTGCCAGAACGTATTCAAGCTCGTATGCAACAATAA
- a CDS encoding Gfo/Idh/MocA family protein, which produces MMRYGVVGVGYFGADLARFMNEFDDAQITMVYDPENGETIAQELQCVAAKSLEELVTSPDVDCVIVATPNYLHKEPVILAAKNKKHVFCEKPIALSYQDCDDMVRACEENGVTFMAGHVMNFFNGVHHAKELINQGVIGKVLYCHTARNGWEEQQPTISWKKIREKSGGHLYHHIHELDCVQFIMGGMPKTVTMAAANVAHKGENFGDEDDMIFVTMEYDDNRFAVLEWGSAFRWGEHYVLIQGEKGAIKLDMYNTKGTLRVDGKDTYFLIHETQEEDDDRTRIYNSTEMDGAIQYGKPGKRTPLWLSSIMKKEMRYLNDILHGMEPTEEFVKLLTGEAARAAIATADACTRSRYENRKVDLAEIIGK; this is translated from the coding sequence ATGATGCGATATGGTGTTGTTGGCGTTGGCTATTTTGGTGCGGATTTAGCCCGTTTCATGAATGAATTTGATGATGCACAGATTACAATGGTATACGACCCTGAAAATGGTGAAACCATTGCTCAAGAATTACAATGCGTAGCGGCAAAATCTCTTGAAGAATTAGTCACTTCCCCTGATGTGGATTGCGTGATTGTTGCCACCCCAAACTACTTACACAAAGAACCAGTCATCCTTGCCGCAAAAAACAAAAAACACGTTTTCTGTGAAAAACCAATCGCCTTAAGTTATCAAGACTGTGACGACATGGTACGTGCTTGCGAAGAAAATGGCGTCACCTTTATGGCTGGCCATGTGATGAACTTCTTTAACGGTGTTCACCATGCCAAAGAATTAATCAATCAAGGCGTGATCGGTAAAGTGCTTTATTGTCACACTGCACGTAACGGCTGGGAAGAACAACAACCGACTATCTCATGGAAAAAAATCCGTGAAAAATCTGGCGGCCACTTATATCACCATATTCACGAATTAGACTGCGTACAATTCATTATGGGGGGCATGCCAAAAACTGTTACCATGGCAGCCGCCAATGTTGCACACAAAGGCGAAAACTTTGGTGATGAAGACGATATGATTTTTGTCACCATGGAATACGATGATAATCGCTTCGCTGTTCTAGAATGGGGTTCGGCTTTCCGTTGGGGTGAACATTATGTATTAATTCAAGGGGAAAAAGGCGCGATCAAACTTGATATGTACAATACCAAAGGCACCCTTCGTGTGGATGGAAAAGACACCTATTTCCTCATTCACGAAACCCAAGAAGAAGATGATGACCGTACCCGTATTTACAACAGCACAGAAATGGACGGTGCGATTCAATACGGTAAACCAGGCAAACGCACACCGCTCTGGTTGAGTTCTATCATGAAAAAAGAAATGCGTTATTTAAACGATATTCTTCATGGTATGGAACCAACTGAGGAATTTGTAAAATTACTCACCGGTGAAGCTGCCCGTGCCGCCATCGCCACAGCCGATGCATGTACCCGTTCTCGTTACGAAAACCGCAAAGTTGATTTAGCAGAAATCATCGGTAAATAA
- a CDS encoding FadR/GntR family transcriptional regulator, which produces MKKTSKKEASLVLQDKIKSLIIKQNLKSGDLMPTENELIEQLGVSRSSLREAIKSLEALHILDIRHGVGTFVSESSLVPMIRGLSFHTQLNLHNDHNQLINILDIREILEYGFAPMVLGKISQEQTALLQKSVANMEKNAREQKFSSKDEYHIHLKLYEPLNNPLLIQYLDAFWQIYQQVEKGLPPPILSPEKLAMQHRELIDAVEAHDLVRMQRAILQYFQSIRQRLQQGGHDAN; this is translated from the coding sequence ATGAAAAAAACAAGTAAAAAAGAAGCAAGTCTCGTTTTGCAGGATAAAATCAAATCGCTCATCATTAAACAAAACCTCAAATCTGGCGATTTGATGCCAACAGAAAATGAACTGATTGAACAGCTTGGTGTGAGCCGTTCCAGTTTACGTGAAGCCATTAAATCTTTAGAGGCACTACACATTTTAGATATTCGCCATGGTGTTGGTACTTTTGTGAGTGAATCCTCTCTTGTGCCAATGATCCGCGGATTAAGTTTTCACACCCAACTGAATTTGCATAATGATCATAATCAGCTGATTAATATTTTGGATATTCGGGAAATTTTGGAATACGGTTTTGCCCCGATGGTTTTAGGAAAAATTAGCCAAGAACAGACCGCACTTTTGCAAAAATCAGTGGCAAACATGGAAAAAAATGCCCGTGAGCAAAAATTTTCCTCAAAAGATGAATATCACATTCATTTAAAACTTTATGAACCATTAAATAACCCATTACTGATTCAATATTTAGATGCGTTTTGGCAAATTTATCAGCAAGTAGAAAAAGGCTTACCGCCACCAATACTTTCGCCTGAAAAATTAGCCATGCAACACCGTGAATTAATTGATGCCGTAGAAGCTCATGATTTGGTACGCATGCAACGCGCGATCTTGCAATATTTCCAAAGTATTCGCCAACGCTTACAACAAGGAGGGCATGATGCAAACTAA